CGTTGCGGAGGCAATGGAACATTTTCAGTGGATTGAAAACAACAGCAACGCATTGGATGGAGAATACGCGATCGCGATCGTCAAGCTGCAGGAGTTGCAGCAGAAAACGTCCGGGGAAGAGCCGTAATTTTTTTTAACCGACCGAGACGATTTCAGCCGAAGTTCGCGAAACGCACGCCTCGCAGGCTGGGAGCGAGATGGTTGCTTCCAGTCCTCCGCCGGTGCGGTTCGAGAGTTGGATCGATCCCGCGTGGCGGTGGATGATGGCTTCGCAGATAGCCAGACCCAGGCCGGCGCCGCCGGTGCTGCGGTTGCGGGATTTGTCGACTCGGTAAAACCGTTTGAACACATGAGACAACTGGTCTTGAGGGATGCCTGTGCCGGTGTCCGAGACGCGGATCGTCACTTGATCGCCAACACGCTGTGCGGCGAGCCGGATGTCGCCCCCGGGCTTTGAGAACTTGACGGCATTCTCGATCAGATTGAGCAGTACGCGGCGTAGACGGTCGTTGTCGCCGAGAACCAGCAGATGGGGCTGGGCGTCGCAAGTCAGCGACAACTGGTGTTCGTCGCAATAAGGACTCAAGTCCGCGGTGAGCTGCTGGAGGAGTTGTTGGATGTCGACCGCTTCGCTCGCGGTTCGATTCCAGTCGCTGTCCTCTTGAGCCAACAGCAGCATTTGTTCGGAGAGCGCCGTAATGCGGTCGAGTTCCTCCCGGATTGAATGCAGCACTTCCTGGTAGTACTCCGTGTCGCGATCTTGTCGCAACGCCAGATCGGCAACGCTGCGAATGACCGCGGTGGGGGTGCGGAATTCGTGCGCGGCGTCGCTGGTGAACTGCTTCTGCTGCTCGACCGCAGACTGCAGGCGTTCGAGCATGGCGTTCAGCGTTGTCGCCAGTCGGCCCAATTCGTCGTGCGGGTTTTGGACGGGAATGCGGGCCTCAAGTTGCGAACCAGAGATTCGCCGCGCCGTTTCGGCCATCTGATCGACCGGCCGTAATGTGCGCGTGGCCAGCAGATATCCTCCCGCCAGTGCGATGCACACTAACCCAGCGCCCGCCGTCCAGAGCAAACGTTGCAGGAAGTGCAGCTCTTCGAACACGGGAGCGGTGGGGACGTAAGCCTGAATGACCAGTTCGCCGAACGCGGGAGTTGAGATGCTTTCGCTCGCAGTTCGGAGTGAACCCTGCCCGGCCCTTGAGAATGTTGCGAACTGTCGCTGGCCATGAGTTGATGGAGCGGTTTCAGTCGGCGTCAATTGTTTCAGGCCCTGACTCACGAACAGCGGAATTCCGTCCGGGCGAAGGACGCGGAATTCGTAGGAGGGATGGGTGCCGAATCGGGCTTCCAGTTGCGTCAGCATCTCGGACGGGTTCTGCGCCAACTCGACTTCGATGCTCAGTTCGTGCAGTTCTTCCCCCAGTTCGTAATCGATGCGCGAAGTGAGGCGGCGGTGCATCTGATGTTGCACGATGGCGCCGAACAGTCCCAGCAGTACCGCCAGACTGGCCGCGTGCCAGAGCGTGAGACGGACCCTGATCGGAAGTTGCAGCATCTTATTCTTCCTCGGCAATCACATAGCCTGATCCCCGCACTGTGCGAATGAGCGACGGCTGGGAAGTCAGGTCGATCTTGCGGCGGAGCCGGTTGATGTACACGTCGATCACATTGGTGAGCAGATCCTGGGTGTCGCGCCACAGTTCCCGCGCGAGCATGTCGCGGGTGACCGTTTGCCCGCGATGCCGGATCAGATAGCTCAACAGATCGAATTCCCGACGGCTGAGTTCCAGTTCGACCCCTTCGCGAAACGCCCGTCGCTCCAGGGCGTCGACCCGGATGTGTCCGGCTTGCAGTTCGAGCATGCCTCGCGGGGGACCGCGGCGCAGCAGCGTGCGGACACGGGCGTGCAGTTCAGCATACGAGAAGGGTTTGACCAGGTAATCGTCAGCACCGCCA
This window of the Planctomicrobium piriforme genome carries:
- a CDS encoding sensor histidine kinase; protein product: MLQLPIRVRLTLWHAASLAVLLGLFGAIVQHQMHRRLTSRIDYELGEELHELSIEVELAQNPSEMLTQLEARFGTHPSYEFRVLRPDGIPLFVSQGLKQLTPTETAPSTHGQRQFATFSRAGQGSLRTASESISTPAFGELVIQAYVPTAPVFEELHFLQRLLWTAGAGLVCIALAGGYLLATRTLRPVDQMAETARRISGSQLEARIPVQNPHDELGRLATTLNAMLERLQSAVEQQKQFTSDAAHEFRTPTAVIRSVADLALRQDRDTEYYQEVLHSIREELDRITALSEQMLLLAQEDSDWNRTASEAVDIQQLLQQLTADLSPYCDEHQLSLTCDAQPHLLVLGDNDRLRRVLLNLIENAVKFSKPGGDIRLAAQRVGDQVTIRVSDTGTGIPQDQLSHVFKRFYRVDKSRNRSTGGAGLGLAICEAIIHRHAGSIQLSNRTGGGLEATISLPACEACVSRTSAEIVSVG
- a CDS encoding response regulator transcription factor, which gives rise to MPRVLVIEDEKRLLRSIRDGLLEEGYEAVTSLNGEAALGIIASQSIDLVILDLMLPGMHGLDVLQNMRSREFTAPILILTACDRVRDRVAGLNGGADDYLVKPFSYAELHARVRTLLRRGPPRGMLELQAGHIRVDALERRAFREGVELELSRREFDLLSYLIRHRGQTVTRDMLARELWRDTQDLLTNVIDVYINRLRRKIDLTSQPSLIRTVRGSGYVIAEEE